The Synechocystis sp. PCC 7509 genome includes a window with the following:
- the clpP gene encoding ATP-dependent Clp endopeptidase proteolytic subunit ClpP, which translates to MIPIVIEQSGRGERAFDIYSRLLRERIVFLGQKVDSNLANLIVAQLLFLDAEDAEKDIFLYINSPGGSVTAGMGIFDTIKHIRPDVCTICTGLAASMGAFLLSAGTKGKRMSLPNSRIMIHQPLGGAQGQATDIEIQAKEILYHKRKLNEHLAEHTGQPLEKIAEDTERDFFMSPTEAKDYGLIDQVINRHAAGSRPMAVVS; encoded by the coding sequence GTGATTCCTATCGTTATTGAGCAATCCGGTCGCGGGGAACGCGCTTTTGATATTTATTCCCGCCTTTTAAGAGAGCGGATAGTGTTTTTAGGACAAAAAGTTGATTCCAACTTAGCCAACTTGATCGTTGCTCAATTGCTGTTTTTAGATGCCGAAGACGCAGAAAAAGATATTTTCTTATATATCAATTCTCCTGGCGGCTCAGTAACTGCGGGCATGGGCATTTTTGATACAATCAAGCACATTCGCCCAGATGTTTGTACTATATGTACTGGTCTTGCGGCTAGTATGGGGGCTTTTTTGCTGAGTGCGGGGACCAAAGGTAAACGCATGAGTTTGCCTAATTCGCGGATTATGATCCACCAACCTCTCGGCGGAGCGCAAGGACAAGCTACAGACATCGAAATTCAAGCTAAAGAAATTCTTTACCACAAAAGAAAGCTCAACGAGCATTTAGCCGAACATACGGGTCAACCCCTGGAGAAAATCGCCGAAGATACCGAGCGAGACTTCTTTATGTCGCCAACGGAAGCTAAAGATTACGGTTTAATTGACCAAGTAATCAACCGTCATGCTGCGGGTAGCCGACCAATGGCAGTGGTTAGCTAA
- a CDS encoding peptidoglycan D,D-transpeptidase FtsI family protein, whose amino-acid sequence MPSSLPPSYSNKCDRRPQNRQGLRRQRPRSQAKHGSSLKPQLSYVRLLLILVFFVCIGVGLGVQLYRLQILQGTKLLGMAQQRQLEVLRRVTPRRQVIDRSNNVLAIDRPVSTLYAHPQLFKESPLEIASKLSSVLNRPAVEFVNQFSLRPTGIKIAPVVEEEIADKISKLRLSGIELSDRRYTRFYPQQDLVGDIVGYVNLDRSGQAGVEYSQQKRLERPLESVKINRRGDGALLSNRLPSGFLHVDDLRLQLTIDTRLQRASRLRLKEQLQKFGAKRGSAIVMDAKDGAILTMVSYPSYDPNIYYKSDVKLFKNWALSDLYEPGSTFKPINVAIALESGLIQPTSVFGDPDVIKVGGWPIRNAERENRYSLSVAGILQYSSNVGMVQIMQRMKPVEYYKWLEKLGLNKPVGIDLPFEAVGQIKDRKQFINYPIESATTSFGQGFSLTPIKLVQLHAALANGGKLVTPHVVRGLVDAKGQSHWQATLPPPQQIFSPKTTQQVVTMMEKVVKEGTGKAAQIPGYRLGGKTGTAQKASPMGGYSSAAKITSFVSIFPIEAPRYVVLVVVDEPKGIAFGSTTAAPVVKSIIESLIAIERLPPSQPIVAKASPSPQVSRD is encoded by the coding sequence ATGCCAAGTTCGCTGCCTCCCTCTTATAGCAACAAGTGCGATCGCCGCCCCCAAAATCGTCAAGGGCTACGGCGGCAAAGGCCGCGCTCCCAAGCAAAGCATGGAAGCTCTTTAAAGCCGCAATTATCTTATGTCAGGTTGTTGCTAATTTTGGTTTTTTTTGTCTGTATAGGGGTGGGGCTGGGAGTACAGTTGTATCGGTTGCAAATCTTGCAGGGAACAAAGCTATTGGGTATGGCTCAACAGCGTCAATTAGAGGTTTTGCGGCGAGTTACTCCCCGTCGCCAAGTAATAGATAGGTCGAACAATGTTTTGGCAATCGATCGACCAGTTTCAACTCTCTACGCTCATCCTCAGTTATTTAAAGAGTCTCCCTTAGAAATCGCCAGCAAGTTAAGTAGCGTGTTGAACCGCCCCGCCGTAGAGTTTGTAAATCAATTTAGCCTCCGTCCTACAGGCATTAAAATAGCCCCAGTAGTAGAGGAAGAAATTGCCGACAAGATTTCTAAGTTACGCTTGTCAGGAATAGAGTTAAGCGATCGCAGGTATACTCGTTTTTATCCTCAACAGGATTTAGTTGGGGATATAGTCGGCTACGTCAATCTCGATCGTAGCGGTCAAGCAGGAGTAGAGTACAGTCAACAAAAGAGGCTAGAACGCCCCTTAGAGTCAGTTAAAATTAACCGTCGGGGCGATGGAGCGTTACTAAGCAATCGCTTGCCTTCAGGATTTCTGCACGTAGATGACTTAAGGCTACAGTTAACAATCGATACTCGTCTGCAAAGAGCTTCCCGTCTGCGACTAAAGGAACAATTACAAAAGTTTGGCGCTAAACGCGGTAGTGCGATCGTCATGGATGCCAAAGATGGGGCAATCCTAACCATGGTGTCTTACCCTTCCTACGATCCTAATATTTATTACAAATCAGATGTAAAGTTATTTAAAAATTGGGCGCTATCAGACCTTTACGAACCAGGATCGACGTTTAAACCAATAAATGTGGCGATCGCTCTAGAGAGTGGCTTAATTCAACCAACTAGCGTATTTGGCGATCCCGATGTGATTAAAGTTGGCGGCTGGCCAATTAGAAATGCGGAAAGAGAAAATCGCTACTCCCTCTCTGTAGCCGGAATTTTGCAGTATTCCAGCAATGTTGGCATGGTGCAAATTATGCAAAGAATGAAACCCGTTGAATATTACAAATGGTTGGAAAAATTAGGCTTAAATAAACCTGTAGGTATAGATTTGCCTTTTGAAGCTGTAGGGCAAATTAAAGACCGTAAACAGTTTATTAACTATCCAATTGAAAGCGCTACTACTTCCTTTGGGCAAGGATTTTCGCTCACCCCAATTAAGTTAGTCCAACTCCATGCGGCTTTGGCTAATGGCGGTAAATTGGTTACTCCTCACGTCGTGCGCGGACTTGTAGATGCTAAAGGACAAAGCCACTGGCAAGCAACTTTGCCACCACCCCAGCAAATTTTTTCACCCAAAACTACCCAGCAGGTAGTAACAATGATGGAAAAAGTAGTTAAAGAAGGTACAGGCAAAGCTGCTCAAATTCCCGGCTATCGTTTGGGAGGAAAAACTGGTACTGCTCAAAAAGCTAGTCCGATGGGTGGTTATTCTAGTGCAGCGAAAATTACTAGCTTTGTGAGTATTTTTCCGATAGAAGCTCCCCGTTATGTAGTTTTAGTCGTAGTGGATGAACCAAAAGGCATTGCTTTTGGCTCTACTACCGCCGCTCCCGTAGTCAAATCAATTATAGAATCGTTAATTGCCATTGAAAGACTGCCGCCTAGCCAACCAATAGTTGCTAAAGCTAGTCCCTCTCCTCAAGTAAGTAGAGATTAG
- a CDS encoding ribonuclease R family protein, with translation MEVFSIATLLANFTDDKLLAAKVLEKKLDCADEQSIGKLHIALDVLEKVGIVAKDRGKYRRVYEEDLIEAKLRCSSKGFCFAIQQGEGVEDIYIRESHLSTGWNGDRVLVKLTKEGSRRRSPEGEVKLIVERSNHSLLARIKQANNGAMRAVPLDDRLLFEIDLQPDGEHNLEQAINHLVHVEIQRYPLAQFPPVGKVVQILGSDAEAAADIDLVCCKHDLPRVFSSSVELAAQNLPKTVGKNEIKARLDLRSLFTLTIVEEDTGMGAIPLENAFSLEQTPAGHWQLGVHIADVAHYITPESTALDREGLKRGSAVYLGETVLPMLPEAVLECCALLPGSDRLCISVLITIDATSGQIVEFEIQPTVINVDHQLTAKEALSPGEEVNSKLEQLLTVSELIRVGRLQRGSFELKLPPRLNQYKDEGILGAVVVASSENQPPSPAIGLMMTEFVLLANQVVASHLQALGVPAIYRSQSAPDVEDVEEMIKLASNLGAQLTLTDNLVTPNDFQGFLEQFSTLPSEQVLNYLLQATLKNSTYSLQPQPHFSLALEYYTRCTYPLRRYADLLIQRVLHHIFEQGRDRRTTRAKESVNLRHSSARGNISWNVLPTEIHQELEADLGRVIVPMGDREKEVQDAEEDLLGLQKAQIMKQRTGDVFEGLITGVQSYGFFVEIALQAENGRQLQVEGLVHVSSLKDDWYEYRARLQALFGRKNRASYRLGDRVEVQVKNVDYYRQQIDLVTVNSSNNGQTTTANNNNFNATEDGDQLNEEDLEPYTDDEL, from the coding sequence ATGGAAGTTTTTTCAATCGCTACACTACTGGCAAATTTTACCGATGATAAGCTGCTAGCTGCCAAGGTACTAGAAAAAAAACTTGATTGTGCTGATGAACAGTCAATTGGCAAACTACATATTGCTTTGGATGTCCTAGAAAAAGTTGGGATCGTTGCTAAAGATCGCGGCAAATACCGCCGAGTGTACGAAGAAGATTTGATTGAGGCAAAATTGCGCTGTTCGAGTAAAGGTTTTTGCTTTGCAATTCAACAAGGGGAAGGAGTAGAAGATATATATATTCGCGAAAGTCATCTGAGTACAGGTTGGAATGGCGATCGCGTTTTAGTCAAACTTACCAAAGAAGGCAGCCGTCGCCGCAGTCCTGAAGGAGAAGTAAAGCTAATTGTCGAGCGCTCAAATCACAGCTTGCTTGCCCGGATTAAACAGGCAAATAACGGCGCAATGCGTGCTGTACCTCTAGACGATCGCTTATTATTTGAAATCGATCTGCAACCAGATGGCGAACATAACCTAGAGCAAGCAATTAATCATTTGGTTCACGTAGAAATTCAACGCTATCCTCTCGCCCAATTTCCCCCGGTTGGTAAAGTAGTCCAAATTCTCGGTAGCGATGCGGAAGCCGCCGCAGATATAGATTTAGTTTGCTGCAAGCATGACTTACCAAGAGTTTTTTCTTCCTCGGTAGAACTTGCGGCTCAAAACTTACCTAAAACTGTTGGTAAAAACGAGATCAAAGCTAGGCTTGACTTGCGATCGCTCTTTACTTTGACAATTGTTGAAGAAGATACAGGAATGGGGGCAATACCGCTCGAAAATGCTTTTTCTTTAGAGCAAACTCCGGCGGGACACTGGCAGCTTGGAGTCCATATAGCCGATGTTGCCCACTACATCACCCCTGAATCAACCGCCTTGGATCGAGAGGGGTTAAAACGAGGTAGCGCTGTTTATTTGGGCGAAACAGTCCTACCGATGTTGCCAGAAGCCGTTTTAGAGTGCTGCGCTTTGTTGCCGGGAAGCGATCGCCTCTGCATCTCGGTACTGATTACTATTGATGCTACAAGCGGACAAATAGTTGAATTTGAAATTCAACCGACGGTAATAAACGTAGATCACCAATTAACCGCAAAGGAAGCCCTCAGCCCTGGGGAAGAAGTAAATAGCAAGCTAGAGCAGCTTTTGACAGTAAGTGAATTAATTAGAGTTGGGCGTTTGCAACGCGGTAGTTTTGAACTCAAGTTACCACCTCGCCTTAATCAATACAAAGATGAAGGAATTTTAGGAGCAGTAGTAGTTGCTTCTAGCGAAAATCAGCCACCGTCGCCAGCAATTGGGTTGATGATGACAGAATTTGTCTTACTGGCAAATCAAGTAGTCGCAAGTCACTTACAAGCGCTTGGGGTTCCAGCAATCTATCGCTCGCAATCCGCCCCTGATGTAGAAGACGTAGAAGAAATGATTAAACTTGCAAGTAATTTAGGAGCGCAATTAACTCTTACGGATAATTTGGTTACACCGAATGATTTTCAGGGTTTTTTAGAGCAATTTTCCACTTTGCCATCGGAGCAAGTATTAAATTATTTACTGCAAGCGACGCTCAAAAACTCTACTTATAGTCTGCAACCTCAACCTCATTTTAGTTTAGCTTTGGAGTATTACACCCGGTGTACATACCCATTGCGACGTTATGCCGATTTGCTGATTCAGAGGGTACTGCATCACATATTTGAACAAGGACGCGATCGCCGTACCACCCGCGCCAAGGAAAGTGTCAATCTTCGCCATAGTTCGGCGCGAGGTAACATTAGTTGGAACGTTTTACCTACAGAGATTCATCAAGAACTAGAAGCAGATTTAGGACGAGTAATTGTCCCCATGGGCGATCGCGAAAAAGAAGTTCAAGACGCGGAGGAAGACTTGTTAGGGCTGCAAAAGGCGCAAATTATGAAGCAGCGTACTGGTGATGTTTTTGAAGGATTAATTACTGGAGTGCAGTCTTACGGCTTTTTTGTGGAAATTGCCCTGCAAGCAGAAAATGGTAGACAATTACAAGTTGAAGGCTTAGTTCATGTCAGTTCGCTTAAAGATGATTGGTATGAGTATAGAGCTAGATTGCAAGCACTATTCGGACGCAAAAATCGCGCTTCTTATCGTTTAGGCGATCGGGTAGAAGTTCAAGTCAAAAACGTTGACTATTACCGCCAGCAAATTGATTTAGTCACGGTAAATAGTAGTAATAATGGTCAGACAACTACTGCCAATAACAATAACTTCAACGCTACTGAGGACGGCGACCAATTGAATGAAGAGGACTTAGAACCTTATACTGACGATGAGCTATAG